In Mycobacterium sp. ITM-2016-00317, the genomic window TGACCGAGTACCAGGGCCGTACCAGCCCGGCGGAGAACCGCTCGGACAATTCGGTCATGCCGAAGATCTCGGCGGCCAGGCCCGATTCGAATCCCGACATGCCGTCGTAGGCGAGGACCGCGACAGTGTGCATGTCACTATCTTAACGAACGGCGGCACCAGGGCCACTGTTGTCGGCGGAGTTCTGCAGGCAGCATCGACGGTATGTTCCGCAAACGACCCTCACCCTGGACACGGACTCGATCGATTCTCTTGCGCCACAGAGTGTTACGACCGGTCGTGAAGTTCGCCTCCGGGGTGCACGACGGTAATGGGCTGGCGCACGGGGTGCAGCCGTCGCCGGAGTCGCAGGCACGCCCCAGATTGAGGGGCACGCGCTGATCTGCGGGCTCACGCCCGGGCGAATGCCGCCCAGAAGTCGTCGAACCCTTCCTGGGCGTCGGCGAGCATGCGCTGGGACAGGAAGATCGCCACCCCGCCGTCCGGCTGCACGTGCGCCGTGGTTCCGGTGCCGCCTATCCACCCCCACCGGCCGGGCGCCAGCCAGGGCTGCGTCGACTCGACGGCGACGGCAGTGCCCAGACCCCAGGAGTGCCCGTCGCCGAGGATGTCCTGTCCTTGTCGGCGTTGGTCGTCGGAGAGATGGTCGGCCGTCATCAGCCGCACCGACTCCGGGCGCAGCACAGGATCACCGCCGTCGGCCAGCGCCGAGAAGAACCGCAGCAGATCCGGGCCCGTGGACACCAACCCGCAACTGAGATCCTCGAATGCCGGGGGCTGCGCGAAGATCCCGTCGGGACGGTCGAACACCTCCAGCCCGCCGTCGGGCGTCGGCACGTACTGGGTCGCCAGCCGGGCCGGCGACCGAGCCCAGAAGCCGGTGTCCGCCATGCCCAGTGGGCCGGTGATGTGTTCGGTGAGCAGCTCCCCCAGCGACTGGTCCGTCACCCGGTCGAGCAGCACGCTGAGCACTTTGATCGGCATGTCGTAGAGCCACCCGGTACCCGGCTGGAATGCCAGCGGAAGCTCGGCGAGACGACGCACGTATTCGTCGCCGGACATCGGCGGCGGCACCGGGCCCGGACCCAGTCGGCGGTCGTCGACAGCCGATTGCAGGGGCGAGGCCTCCAGCAGCAGTCCCCACCCGGCCGTCGACGTCAGCAGGTCCGCGATGGTGATCGGCCGGTCGGCGGGAACCGTGTCGTCCAGTGTGCCGCCGGGCCGCCGCAACACCGCGGGCGTGGCGAACTCCGGCAGCCAGCGGCAAATCTCGTCGTCCAGGCTCAGCACCCCGCCGTCGACGAGCGCCAACGTCAGCGCCGCCGCGAGCGGCTTCGACAGCGACGCGATGCGGAAGGGAGTGTCGGGAGCCATGGGTGCGGCGTTCGGGTCGAAGGACACGTGGCCCGACGCGTGTACTTCGGAGGTGCCGCGACATCGCACGGCGGCCACATATCCCGGGATGCGGCCGTCGTCCACCCGCCGGTCCAGCACTGCCCATATCGAATCCGCATGCACAGGGGTTCTGACCGGGAATCCTGCCGGAACTCATCGCGGCCCGCAAACGAAAGTGCCCCCGGCCGGTGGCCGGGGGCACTTCGCACATCGCGTTAGCTGGTCAGCGACGCGGGCGGGTTGAACCGCTCGCCGTAACGCTCGGCGAGCTGCTTGGCACGGGCGACGAACGCCTCCTTGCCGACGCCCAGCTCACCCTGGTAGCCAACGATGAACTGCGCGCTGCCACCGGTGTACGGCGGGAAGCCGATACCCATGATCGAGCCGATGTTCGCGTCGGCGGTCGAGGTGAGCACGCCCTCGTCGAGGCACTTCTGGGTCTCCAGCGCCTCGGCGAACAGCATCCGATCGATCATGTCCTGCAACGGAATGTCGGTCTTACCCGAGCCGAAGGTGTCGGCGAGGCCGGGCCACAGGCCGACGCGCTTGCCGTCGACGTACTCGTAGAAGCCCGCGCCCTTGAGCCGCGACGGACGACCGATCTCGATCATCTTGTTGACGACCTCTTCGGCCGGGTGCGCCACGTGGGTGCCGCCGGCCGCCTCGGTCGCCTTGCGGGTCTCGGTGGCGATCTTCTGCATCAGCTCCAGGTTGAGCTCGTCGGAGAGCTGCAGCGGAGCCGCCGGGTAGCCGGCCTGCGAACCTGCCTGCTCGATGCTGGCCGCGGGCACGCCCTCGCCGAGCATCGCCAGCGCCTCGTTGACGAAGGTGCCGATGACGCGGGAGGTGAAGAAGCCGCGGCTGTCGTTGACCACGATCGGGGTCTTGCCGATGGCCAGGGTGTAGTCGAACACCCGGGCCAGCGCCTCGTCAGAGGTCTTCTCGCCCTTGATGATCTCCACCAGCGGCATCTTGTCGACGGGGCTGAAGAAGTGGATGCCGATGAAGTCCTCCTGGCGCTTCACGCCGGTCGCCAGACCCGTGATCGGCAGCGTGGAGGTGTTGGAGCCCAGCAGCGCGTTCGGCTCGACGATGTCCTCGATCTCCTGGAACACCTTGTGCTTGAGTTCCTGGTTCTCGAAGACGGCCTCGATCACGAAATCGACGCCCTTGAGATCGGCGGCATCGGCGGCCGGGGTGATCCGGGCCAGCAGCGCGTCGGACTTCTCCTTGGTGGTGCGACCGCGCTCGAGCGCCTTGGCCTCGATCTTCTCCGAGTACGCCTTGCCCTTCTGGGCCGCCTCGATCGTGACGTCCTTGAGCACGACGTCGTAGCCGGCCTTGGCCGACACGT contains:
- a CDS encoding serine hydrolase domain-containing protein; this encodes MLDRRVDDGRIPGYVAAVRCRGTSEVHASGHVSFDPNAAPMAPDTPFRIASLSKPLAAALTLALVDGGVLSLDDEICRWLPEFATPAVLRRPGGTLDDTVPADRPITIADLLTSTAGWGLLLEASPLQSAVDDRRLGPGPVPPPMSGDEYVRRLAELPLAFQPGTGWLYDMPIKVLSVLLDRVTDQSLGELLTEHITGPLGMADTGFWARSPARLATQYVPTPDGGLEVFDRPDGIFAQPPAFEDLSCGLVSTGPDLLRFFSALADGGDPVLRPESVRLMTADHLSDDQRRQGQDILGDGHSWGLGTAVAVESTQPWLAPGRWGWIGGTGTTAHVQPDGGVAIFLSQRMLADAQEGFDDFWAAFARA
- a CDS encoding 3-hydroxyacyl-CoA dehydrogenase NAD-binding domain-containing protein, with product MAENTIKWDKDADGIVTLTLDDPTGSANVMNEHYKESMHNAVERLVAEKDSITGVVIASAKKTFFAGGDLKGMMNVGPDNAAESFAEVEFIKADLRKLETLGVPVVAAINGAALGGGLEIALACHHRIAADTRGVVIGLPEVTLGLLPGGGGVARTVRMFGIQKAFMEILSQGTRFKPGKAKEIGLVDELVGSVEELVPAAKAWIKANPDAHTQPWDQKGYKMPGGTPSSPGLASILPSFPALLKKQLKGAPMPAPRAILDAAVEGAQVDFDTATRIESRYFVGLVTGQTAKNMIQAFFLDLQAINGGASRPDGIAKQEIKKIGVLGAGMMGAGIAYVSAKAGYDVVLKDVTIEAAQKGKAYSEKIEAKALERGRTTKEKSDALLARITPAADAADLKGVDFVIEAVFENQELKHKVFQEIEDIVEPNALLGSNTSTLPITGLATGVKRQEDFIGIHFFSPVDKMPLVEIIKGEKTSDEALARVFDYTLAIGKTPIVVNDSRGFFTSRVIGTFVNEALAMLGEGVPAASIEQAGSQAGYPAAPLQLSDELNLELMQKIATETRKATEAAGGTHVAHPAEEVVNKMIEIGRPSRLKGAGFYEYVDGKRVGLWPGLADTFGSGKTDIPLQDMIDRMLFAEALETQKCLDEGVLTSTADANIGSIMGIGFPPYTGGSAQFIVGYQGELGVGKEAFVARAKQLAERYGERFNPPASLTS